caggcttcgcgTGGCtcagtgacgtaattgcacttcaaatacacactccgaaggatgctgcccctgcaTTTGGACACAGCCAAAGATCCGTCAGACTGCTGAACTGTGGTCAGGGGTCAGATATTCATACATTCAACTTTGACTGACTCagtttgattatgttttttctatatttcagatccatttttatttttacatttagcaTTCACATATGAAAATGAAGGATCATCTACATCATTTTGAATAAAGAACGGCTGAAATGAGACTCATGTAGTGAATCAATGAAATCTCTCTCAGGCTTTAAAGCCTACAGTCAGtgagaacagacagaaacacttcaatgcaactttgatttatttgaatgttgacaaatcactgacagcagcctaaacaacatcctcacagtgtgaagagaagggagccactgaaggtgctGTAATTATTAATGTCATCATAGATAGCACGGCCTGATGGGAGAACcaggtgaatttcatctcctgctgtcagctccaacaccagagaCTTAGTGAAATACTCAGGAATTACATTATAGTTCCTCGCCCAATTATACATAATCCTTTGGTTGTTCTTGAACACATGTACACCCATAGTACCAGCATGGTAACCCATTACAGTTAACTGGAGATTGtagacacctttgactggtgctgtgaagaaacctacagagtgagagcagaaaatgaaaaacaggaacaactgatgtatgtaaaatgtccacatgtgagctgcagtatgttacctgtagatggattgtaagcattgccaatgttggtgaagaccttgctgtatttcagtgtgatgtctgtgttgtatggtccaagaGTTTCTGCATCAGTCAAAGCTGTGTAGaaggccacctttggtttctctgatgacacaaaaacaacatctgtaaataagtaatgtgtgtgtgtgtgtgtgtgtgtgtgtgtgtgtgtgtgtgggggggggggggggggggggggctctcaaTGAGAGCTTGGGTGAACCACCCAGCCTGGAAGACGTGCAGGATGCTATTAGGAAGATGAAGAACAACAAGGCTGCTGGTCCGGACGGCATTCCAGCAGAAGTCCTAAAGGAAGGCGGCCCTGATCTCCTTAAACACATCCATGCCCTGCTTTACAAAATATGGGAACAAGAGAAAATCCCTGCACAACTAAAGGATGCCCTGGTTGTCTCCATCTTTAAGAAAGGAGACAAGGCAGACTGCGGGAACTACCGTGGCATTTCTCTCCTGTCCACCACAGGGAAAGCCCTGGCTCGGGTTTTGGCCAACAGACTCACCCCTCTGTCAGAAAGCATCCTTCCAGAGCCTCAGAGTGGTTTTTGCCCAAACAGAGGCACTACAGATATGATATTCATTGCTCGCCAACTTCAAGAAAAATGCAGAGAACAAAATCTACCACTATACATGGCCTTCATAGACCTCAGCAAAGCCTTTGACTCAGTGAACCATCAGGCCCTCTGGCTGGTTCTGACAAAGATTGGCTGCCCAGAAAAATACTTACGGGTACTGAGACTGCTGCATGACAACATGTCAGCTACAGTCCTCAGTGGCAGTGGAGATGAAACAGAACCCTTCAGGGTTGACACAGGAGTCAAACAAGGATGTGTCATTGCTCCATCACTGTTCTCCATCTTCATTGCTGCTATCCTCCATCTCACAGGTAAACATCTGCCCCAGGGAGTCAAGATTATGAGCAGAACAGACAGGCAACTCTTTAACATCAATCGATTCAGGGCAAAAGGTCGAACCACTACCATATCCATCATGGAGCTGCAGTATGTGGACGACAACGCCCTCGTAGCCCTCTCAGAAGGGGACCTACAGTGCATTTTGGTTGCCTTCACAAAAGCATACAAACAGCTTGGTCTAGCCATCAACATAAAAAAGACTCAAATCCTCTATCAGTCACCACCAAACAGTACTCCTGTCCCACTCCCCAAACATCTCAATTGACAACATCAAATTAGAAAATGTGGATCACTTCCAATATCTGGGCAGCCTCCTATCATCAAAAGCCAACATTGACGATGAAATACACCACCACCTCAGCTGTGCCAGTGGGGCTTTTTCAAGGTTAAGGAAATAGGATTTTCGAGAACCGCGACCTTCTGGCAAAGACCAAAATCCTGGTCTACAAAGCCATAATGCTACCCACTCTACTGTATGGGTCAGAGGCCTGGACCACATACAGTAGGCACTTAAAGGCGCTAGAGGCACATCACCAGAGATGCCTCTGGAAAATCCTCAGGATCAGATGGGAGGATAGGCACACCAACACCAGCGTCCTGGAGAAGGCTTgcatcaccatcatcactgcTACTATCGCTCAACACCAGCTCAGATGGACCGGTCACGTTGTCTGTATGCCTGACTTTCGCCTTCCAAAACAAGTCCTCTACTCCCAGCTTGCTGAAGGAAAACATGCCCCAGGAGGCCAGAAGAAGAGGTATAAGgtcaacatcaaaacaaacatcaaaaacGTTCCACATAGACCTTAAGACATGGGAGGACATGACAAAAATAGGGTGACATGGAGAAACCTTGTTCATGAGGGTGCTGCACTATATAATGAAGATTTCCACCACGCTGCAGAACACAAACGCAGACTCAGAAAGGAGAGAGCATCCACCAAACAGGCCCAGCCCAAACCCACCACCACTTTCACCTGCCCACACTGCACAAGAATAATCGGGTCCAGGATCGCTCTCTATGCTCATCTGGAGACCCAGAAGGACCAAGAAGGAGGACAGTCATACTCGACAACGAGTGACCgccgatgatgatgatggtgtgtgtgtgtgcgtgcgtgtgtggatGAGCAGAAAcaaccctcacctgcattttctctctccagctggtcaatcctggacttgctgatgagaagttcactctcactgctgctcagtctggtctgcaggtctggagttaatgtaatgacagtgaatcacagaacagagcagacatcaaaatatcaaactgttaacatgcacaacacattatttacagtatcttGACCCATATCTTCTATGTACGTCTGAACCAGTGCTAAAACTATTGTTTCGTTCATGATCAGAACATATACTGACAATATACGTAATTTTCCATGCTGtctaaaacaacaaatgtgactGTTACAGAAATTATTcacaaaaatcatttctcatccaacaCCTGTGTAGTTAAGGTGTTCTTTAGGCAACATAAACTGTTCTAAATTTGAAGTGAAGGTTGTCAGTGTGatacctgcattctctttttctaggtcacttgttttgctctcggagGACGTCAGTCTGCTTTCCAAAGATaacagttctgtggcttggactgaaaaacagaagaagttagatttttgtttgtgaatgcaTGAATTCATCAATTACTAACAATACAAAAGCGAACATCAATGAgctcatttatatttttcattcagTGACACTTTCATTCATGTTGATTTTTGAAGCTTTATTGTTGGAGCTCACAATACGTTTTTAGtacactgacacacttcagtggaacatgatcatcactgaacaggaaaagtaatcagtctgtacctgaattctctctctgcagcagctccatgtGAACCTTTTgctccaccaccatgtctctcagtgccctcagctccgtccagaTGTCACAGGTGGTTTGCTTTGTGGTCTGCTCGGTCGATTCCTCAGCTGCATGttttggatctgtgttctggttgatctcagccacctcaccgaggcctccagcctccccctgagcccctgatccacacagaccgagcagcaacaacagcaaaccaacaacaaccctcatcgtctccacaaaggtacagtggtagagtgggtctgtcttatatcgtctccaaacttcagctggctgaatgaatgggaaaaacaacaacagtcctATTCAAACAATCGATGGCACAACGTCTAAAGTCCATGGCACAAGTGTGTTAAAGGCAGCTACACAAGAAAGAGTTTCAGGTTGTGTTGAAGTGTGagacataaaaatgtttaaacagtCTTCAACAGTTAAGACAATGTAATGAGGAGATAGTATGTGGTCAGTGTAGATTATTACAGTATGGGTACAGAATGCTGATAACATCAACATCCAAtaaacaactgttgttttactgCACATGTTGTAGGCTGTTTCGTAGCCTCACCGCAGGCTGCTCTACATGTTGGgttaaatgtttgtcagaatTTCAAACCAGAATCAGAAGCTACTGCAGGTGATGAAGAGCAAAGTGTTCATTCTCATTGTAAGAGCCAGCATGCATCATGTATGAGGTGCAACAGCTGAACTCTGTCGATCATTAATCaatgttctgttttcatttacttgtccaaactgtaaaataaataccGTTCAGATTCATATAGTCCAGTTGTTTGGAATAAGACAGCAACCCTCCAgataaatcctgagctccatcagagctgtctcaAAGTTTTATTTAAGAAACTGAAAGTTTGAAAGTTTGATTCTGTgtcctctggagagtttcctgTCCTGTCACGTTTATAACTacagtttttccttttgctgTTTAAATGTGCCATGATATTTGCTGCTATGAAGTTACTGTGTGCATGGAAACGTctaaaataactgaaagcagcctctctgATCATTAAAGCAGGGTGTACATGTGGTGCCAACCCGCTTATGTAAGTTCATGTTAATATCTGAATGATGCACCTTaaaaaaagctggaaaaatACTGCACCATTGACTTATACACAGATTAGGCGACATGTTGTGATGAATCATGTTTGTTTACTTGGACCGTAATGAAAAGATTGTTATCCATGATGAAGGTTAGAACTGGATTCAGTACCTCGGCCCTCCTGTTGATCTGGACCTCAGTTTTTAAAGCTGATATAAATAAGTGGATTTCTCAGTGAAGGTCTCAGATGATTCGATGAAATCTTTGTGCTGGTGAGAAAACGAAAGTTGGGTCGTAGAACATTTAAACTgtactgtgtcaacactgtgtttattaatacacacacatagacaaacactcacagacacacactgatcctgatgctgAGGCCTTCTAGTGTGACTGAGGGTTATCTGATTAAACTCAGTGAGTGAGTTCAactttttcttcactctgtctcacttgtATCTCATTATCTCTGATGTAGGCTTATAAATTAATATAGATACTGTCCTCTGTTTGAACATTGTGATTGTCTTTCACATCCCAATAAtgattttgtttctgtctcgtACATTATTTAAAGCCCAGAAAAAGTTATTATCTGTTCTCTGGAGCCCTCTGGTGGTTCCCTGAATACTTCAACTCAGTTTGGACGATACAAAGATCCTTCAGACTGCTGAACTGTggtcaggggtcaaaggtcaggggtcagataTTCATACGTTCAACTTTGAGTGACTCAGActgtgatgttttgatttttcgACTGCTAATTATAATTTACTTTTAGTAGTTTGGTTATTTTTGTCTACTTTAGAAACATTATTATTTAGAATTCTtgtatttgtggttgttttgacaTAAACTCTCATAAGTGTTGAACACATTGTGCACTTGCATCACTCAGTCACTAGAACTAACttccactgtgtttattttcatgcagatcttcaaccaaatacagtattttcacaatgtatgttgatatgtaccaacagttcattggaagtgttcaggccacacaccctctcaggtctgttcaaactctttgatgcagtacaaatgtttcaccaccagagggcggtattactctgatatacagagagagtcagctgcagtaaatcacacagactttgtagtaacttcatgttgtgttgaagtaaaaatggagggtcatctaatttattttaataaggaggcctgagatgcaaaaggtcagaatgagactcatgtagtgaatctataaaactcatctcaggcttcacagccaacagtcaatgataacaaacagaatccaaacacttgaatgcaactttgatttatttataattgtgaTGAAACGAGTCAGATTGAGAATTACATCATTTGAttcatgcagtgaatgtacagaaagttgtcctggaggcagcagtgctgagatatatcagcattttataaagattcacagttcagccaataacaacagggtttgtgacaaatcagtcacacagcagcctgaacaacatcctcacagtgtgaagagaagggagccactgaaggtgctGTAATTACCACTGTTGTCATAGACAGACCAGCCTGATGGGAGAACcaggtgaatttcatctcctgctgtcagctccaacaccagagaGTTAGTGAAATACTCAGGAACATAATCGTTGTCGTTACTCTCCAAGTTATACATAATCCTTTGGTTGTTCTTGTACACATTTACACCTATAGTACCAGCATGGTAaccaaacacagtgaactggagattgtagacacctttgactggtgctgtgaagaaacctacagagtgagagcagaaaatgaaaaacaggaacaactgatgtatgtaaaatgtccacatgtgagctgcagtatgttacctgtagatggattgtaagcattgccagtgttggtgaagaccttgctgtatttcagtgtgatgtctgtgttgtatggtccaagagttcctgcatcagtcagagctgtgtagaaggccacctttggtttctctgatgacatgaagaagaaaatttAATGTGATAATTCAGCTTTATTAGACCTAataggctgtgtgtgtgtttgtgtgtgtgtgtgtgtgtgtggatgagtaCACAcaaccctcacctgcattttctctctccagctggtcaatcctgaacctgctgatgagaagttcactctcactgctgctcagtctggtctgcaggtctggagttaatgtaatgacagtgaatcacagaacagagcagacaacaaaatataaaactgtcaacatgcacaacacattatttacagtatcttGACTCAtatcttctctgtctgtctgagtgctAAAACTATTGTTTCCTTCATGATCAGAACATAtactgacaaaataaataatttttcatgCTGTCCAAAACAATAAATGTGATTGTTACACAAATTATTCACataaatcatttctcatccaacaCCTGTGTAGTTAAGGTGTTCTTTAGGCAACATAAACTGTTCTTAATTTGAGGTGAAGGTTGTCAGTGTGatacctgcattctctttttctaggtcacttgttttgctctcggagGACGTCAGTCTCCTTTCCAAAGATaccagttctgtggcttggactgaaaaacagaagaagtttgatttttgtttgtgaatgtgtaaattaatttcttatgatacaaaaacacaaaacaatgagctctgttatatttttcatttaaggACACTTTCATCTTATCCATGTTCATTTTTGAAGCTTTATTGTCGGAGCTCACAATAAGTTTTTAGtgcactgacacacttcagtcaaACTCTTCAAGGAAAACATGATCAACATCCATATAAACTGTAATCAGTCTGATCATCTCTTGATGTTTCCAACAGCTCCATCATCAGGTCGACACTTTGGCTAATGACTAATTaccaaaatattttcaatatgttttcagcttttttatCAAAGACACTGGAACTAAAATTGCATTAGATGAAACACATGTAATCCTTAACAAAGTTTGCAATAATatccagagatggacagagtactcgaccccagtacttgagtaagagtacaaatactactggtcaaaatgtactccgttacaagtaaaagtagctcagtcgacatgttactcgagtaagagtaaaaaagtacttgcttttaaaggtacttaagtatccaaaagtacatgcttttaaatttactttaagtaaaagtaagagtaagagtaaatttcttatttttcacatcaatgaattactataagtttttctaaatgaatttaaggaccttttaactcttgtttctgagaatgaactctttgaaaccacctgcactgatgtgcttgcttttagaaccacaatgttatataaagcctgcagaaacacctaaatacaaatcaaatgaatgggatcacaggaggacagcagatgttgcagatgcagatgtttattaacaatcattataactgtaaccaaatgaacctgcaccgtccaactaactctctatcatttagctaagttgggaactggaaccccctcaaagaccaatgttgtccccagaccactggttgagaattactgctttacaaaaaactacatctgatgcagccattgtcgcagttttgtgttgacaaacgcagtcaagagtgtggctactttggtggtatccttattaTGGGGAGgaatgacgtatttccgcttttacatagatcccagtggagagcatgcactgtgataggtttccttctttgacaaacacagcttgtgtccaatagtgttttagaaaaaaaaaaaaaaaagagcagacctgaaagtaacgagtacttttcagccttcctaaaaattaactcaagtaaaagtaaaaatatttgtcttggcattgtattcaagtaagagtaataagtatcaaagaaatctaatactcaagtaaagtacaaatcctctggatatgtacttaagtacagtactcaagtaaatttactccgttactgtccaccactgataatatcatagacaataacaaaccatgaaagttataaacccttcatgtttgtcagtcacagacctgcattctctttttctaggtcacttgttttgctctcggttgccgtcagtctagttcccaaagatgtcagttctgtggcttggactgaaaaacatgagtttgatttatttttgtggatggttgaatacatttctgatcaacTTTAAATCACACAAACTATGTTTTATTATTGATCAAATGAAGCGCAATTATTTCATCCACACCACGTggattgttacagctttattctggattaataataaattcatcgtttcacttcatcacctgcattttctgtctccagctggtcaatcctgaacctgctgatgagaagttcactctcactgctgctcagtctggtctgcaggtctggagttaatgtaatgacagtgaatcacagaacagagcagacatcaaaattTAACTGCATGTAAAACAATCATGTAAAGTGACTTGACTCCCATCTTATCTGCTCACCTCATCATACTGAATTTAATGTTACAGCCAGAAGCCATTATTCATACAGTTAAAAATCGtctaaatacaattaaaatgtaatgtaaacaaatacaattaattacAAGTATCCACTaatcaatgaattaattaaacaaaaatgaattaaattgaatcgacttcatgaaaaaaatgtacataagATTTAATCATTCAATTTTATGATAATTAACATCAGGTAAAAGATAAAACTTCATGCCTTGACAGCTTTGGACTACAGCAATATATTGATTTTCCGACAAACTCCacagaacacatttttgacctaatctgctgctctggtgtaACCCTTCTAAACTGTTTTGCCTCAGATTTGCCCTTCTCAGACCTCAAGCTAATATCCTTTAGTGTCATGCTAAGATTATCCAGGACTAACATGCCTGCAGAGGCAACTTATCTACCACAGATGAAGTGGTATCTGACTACAACCTTGGACTTCATCGACTGCTAAATACTCTTACACCTCTGAAAACAAGGTTTGTGTCCTTTGCCCGCTCTGCTCCTTGGTTTACACCAGCACTATGCCAGCTCAAAACTAAAGGCTGTCGCCTGGAAAGCCTTTATGTCAAAACCGGCCTAGCAGTGcacaaagaaatgtatcataatCACATACTCCAATACAAGGATGCTATTTCTTTAGCCAAAACCACATACTACTCAACCTTTAAAGGACAGCAGATGGGAACTCCAACTGTCTCTGAAATAACCGGACTCATCCTTAAGTCCAACTCATCCACCTGCCAGTTAGACTCCCTGCCTACCTACCTGGTAAaaagctgcctgcctgccttgtCCTCTCTCATAACTGACATCATTCATTCCTCACTGACTTCTGGTGTTGTTCCATCATCACTAAAGACTGCTGCAATTACTCCAACTATCAAGAACTGTGGTGCAGATCTGAATGATTTGAAGAACTTTCCACCATCTCAAACTTGCCATTTGTGTCCAAATTACTTGAAAGAACTGTTGCAGCTCAGTGAAACACCCGTCTGTCTCACTACAACCTCTTTGAACAATTTCAGTCCAGCTTTCGTCCCCTTCATAGCACTGAGACAGCCCTcgtgaaaatcacaaatgaccTCTTGATGGCATCTGACCCTGGTTTACTCTCCATCCTGGTTCTCCTCGACCACATCGCAGCCTTCTCTCATGACATCCTCCTGGACAAGATGGCCTCCATTGGAATCACTGACATCCCTCTGGCTTGGCTGAAATCCTATCTCACTGGTCGCACACAATTTGTTCAACTCAAGAACCTAagatcttcctcctctccagtctccagcggtgttccccagggctctgtccttggccccctcctgttcactatTTACCTTCTGCCCCTTGGAAACATTCTCAGGAAATTTCATGTTCAGGTCCACTGACGATGCCCAGCTCTATATCTCCACCAAGCCTACTTCCAATCTACCACCCACAGCTCTATCCAACTGCCTACTGGAAATTAAATTATGGTTCTCACTCAACTTCCTTAAACTGTGAAGCCCACATCAATAATGTTACCCGGTCTGCGTACTTCCATCTATGCAAGATCAATCGTCTCCGTCCCTCACTCACACCAACCTGCACTGCTATTCTCATGAACACTCTGGTTACATCCCGTCTAGATTACCGTAATTCTCTCCTCCATGGTCTTCCTCTGAAATCAGTCCATGAactccaactggtccagaacaCAGCTGCTTGTATCATCAGCAGAACTCCCTCtgctgaacacatcactccagCCTGCAGCAACTCCTTTGGCTCCCTGTCAAATCCTGCATTGATTCTACTTctcactttcaagatccttcACAAACTGACACCATCTTATCTCGCTGAACTGATCCATATCCACACACCCTCCTGCACTCTCCGATCCTCTTCCAACATCCAGCTCGTTGCCTCGTCTGCCAACCTAACCACCTTGGGGTCCAGAGCTTTCAGCAGATCTGCCcccagcctctggaactctcttCCACCTGACATTCgcacttctgacactgtctccacctTTAAATCCAGCCTAAGAATAAACATGTGGGGGGAAATTCTCAACCGACcaagcaggggcggttctaggggggggcaacaggggccagtgcccccgtaactctaaatctggacccccctgtggcacccctgacagggagtctgcatcattaatacaatgacagatttctggcaaggattttgtttttaagggaAAGGCTGAAATCATGATCATgatcatgtttgtcagtcacagacctgcattctctttttctaggtcacttgttttgttctcggttgccgtcagtctagttcccaaagatgtcagttctgtggcttggactgaaaaaaaggaaaatgtgagTTTTATATGTAAATGATCAAATGAACTGATTTATAtcatgtgaaaaaagttttattgTTGAGCTTCCAATCTTTACAtcaacactgacacacttcagtggaacatgatcatcactgaacaggaaaagtaatcagtctgtacctgaattctctctctgcagcagctccacgtgaacattgagctccaccaccatgtctctcagtgccctcagctccgtccagaTGTCACAGGTGGTTTGCTTTGTGGTCTGCTGGGTCGATTCCTCAGCTGCATGttttggatctgtgttctggttgatctcagccacctcaccgaggcctccagccacccctgagcccctgatccacacagaccgagcagcaacaacagcaaaccaacaacaaccctcatcgtctccacaaaggtacagtggtagagtgggtctgtcttatatcgtctccaaacttcagctggctgaacgaatgggaaaaacaacaagtgtttcttgtttgacagtttgattcaaggcctcagattattcaatatgttctctgtgctggtgagaaaatacaagctgctacaggctggaggaacactttaactgtgacaccctctcatgtagtcacaactgtgtcaacactgtgtttattaatacacacacatggacatgtCTTCACTCCGACTCTTCTGAGTTCATTCTCTTACAAATGTTCTAAATTAATATGAAAACCTTGCTTGGATTGAGCACTGTGATCGTCCTGAGAGTGGGTCAGGGGTCAAAAAGTCAAGGGTCAGatcttcatatttatttttatgctgaatcgcacaaaatgccaattttctacataatgttgcatcagttcctccacttcttcttaCTTTTTATCATCGGTTTTGTTTCCTTCaatgttgtttgttggttttattgTCTTTACCTAGAAAATCTGAATCTTAAATGTTCGTGGTGAGTTATGAAATGcacaatgttttattaatgcagATATTAatgcacagtaaacacagtttctcatatttaaaaaaaacattcatattttcatcAGGAAGACTTTAATGCACATTGACAAGATATTGTGTATTTGAGGTGGTTTATGAGCAGGACAACAACAGATGTAAGTTTCACAGCAACATATTGATGCATGTAACATGAAAACTGTTAAAACTTAAACTGAACCATTTAATCATGAACAATTCAAGCCTCACATCAACACCTCTGATTGCAGGTTTACATCTTCAGTTTTGGTTCTAGAACAGATTGACAATATCACCAAACCCTGACACTTTCTTTATAAAGTATACAGTAAgttgtttgaatattttctgtccTCTTGAGCaccttgttttgtgtttgatgtgtaTCCTCTTGCACTGTGCTATAGTTTCTTATAGATGTACACAGCACCAGATATGTAGCCGTGCTCCTGCTCCGACACCGTTCTCTCCCAGTCCTCCACCTGAGAGTACTCTACACAAGTccacagctcctcttcctccatctgcttCAGCTCACGCTCCAGTGAGGCTTTGTACTGCAGGTTGTCATGGTTACTTC
The nucleotide sequence above comes from Sparus aurata unplaced genomic scaffold, fSpaAur1.1, whole genome shotgun sequence. Encoded proteins:
- the LOC115577980 gene encoding heavy metal-binding protein HIP-like, producing the protein MRVVVGLLLLLLGLCGSGAQGEAGGLGEVAEINQNTDPKHAAEESTEQTTKQTTCDIWTELRALRDMVVEQKVHMELLQRENSVQATELLSLESRLTSSESKTSDLEKENADLQTRLSSSESELLISKSRIDQLERENAEKPKVAFYTALTDAETLGPYNTDITLKYSKVFTNIGNAYNPSTGFFTAPVKGVYNLQLTVMGYHAGTMGVHVFKNNQRIMYNWARNYNVIPEYFTKSLVLELTAGDEIHLVLPSGRAIYDDINNYSTFSGSLLFTL